The segment GTTTGGAGGAAGATAGTGAATTAATACGGAAAAAGCATAGGTTATGCTGTTTTCCGCTGTCGCACTCTATACGAGTGCGTGGATTGAAATCGTTTATCCTTATGGACACGTACATACACATTGAGTCGCACTCTATACGAGTGCGTGGATTGAAATTCTTCATTCTAGCCTTCAAGTCACGACAAGTGAACGTCGCACTCTATACGAGTGCGTGGATTGAAATTTTACACTGAGGAGGAGAACGTGCCGAAGGATAGTCGCACTCTATACGAGTGCGTGGATTGAAATCTTTCTGTGCACAAGAAACAATGTCTTAACGTTGTCGCACTCTATACGAGTGCGTGGATTGAAATCATGATGTCTTCAGAGTCCAGTTCAGGAATCCCTGTCGCACTCTATACGAGTGCGTGGATTGAAATTGTGATTCATCCGCCATGACGAACATGTGCATGAACGGTCGCACTCTATACGAGTGCGTGGATTGAAATGTTGTTAGAGGATTTATTAAGGGCTTTACGGGCGAGTCGCACTCTATACGAGTGCGTGGATTGAAATTTACCGATATAATGGAGTACGAAAAATCGTCTGACGTCGCACTCTATACGAGTGCGTGGATTGAAATATCGAACCCGGCTCGTATGAACGAACGTTCGGGGTCGCACTCTATACGAGTGCGTGGATTGAAATTTGGGATGCGACAGTGGGCCGCGCGCAGCAGCTGAAGTCGCACTCTATACGAGTGCGTGGATTGAAATCTAAAGCCATTATTGCCCCACTTACGTCTTTCCTGTCGCACTCTATACGAGTGCGTGGATTGAAATACCCTGTAAGATAAAAGCCGTTCCATCGTATATAACGTCGCACTCTATACGAGTGCGTGGATTGAAATAGTAGCAGGGCGAAGTCCACAGCCAAGCCGTAATTGTCGCACTCTATACGAGTGCGTGGATTGAAATAGCAGGTAAGCCCTACCGGATCGGTCCGGAATATCGTCGCACTCTATACGAGTGCGTGGATTGAAATTCTTCACCCTTTCCTGTTCGATTGCCACATGATCGTCGCACTCTATACGAGTGCGTGGATTGAAATCGAAGCGTGGGCAGCGGTGAAGCGGATCAACCAGGTCGCACTCTATACGAGTGCGTGGATTGAAATCTCACCCCCGTCCATAGCTCCATGATCATACCTCCGTCGCACTCTATACGAGTGCGTGGATTGAAATTTGATGCCGAGGGAGTGGTGATATGCAGATTATGTCGCACTCTATACGAGTGCGTGGATTGAAATCAGTTCCCAGGCATAACGTCCTGGATCAAACCACGTCGCACTCTATACGAGTGTGTGGATTGAAATGTTAGCGCTGAGGATGGCTGTAAGGCCCGTGCAGCGTCGCACTCTATACGAGTGCGTGGATTGAAATGATCTGTGCAATGCCGCGGTTATCGTAAGGGATTTGTCGCACTCTATACGAGTGCGTGGATTGAAATTAGAGAGGTGGTAGGGTCGGTGCTGTAGTACGGGAGTGCACTCCATACGAGTGCATGGATTGAAATTGCGTACACTTTATATATGAGAGGCGAGTCCAGTTGCTACGACCCGTCCCCCTACCTAAAAAATCATCTGATAACGCTGATAATTCCTACAGATTTCTTCAAAGTCAGAGGAATGGAGCAGATGCCGGTGTAAGACGGTTGTTCCATCGGAGAATGACTCTACATAAGTAGAAGAGCTTGAATTGGGGCGCAGAGCAGGGATTTGATGAGTGTGAAGGATGCCTTCTTTTACAGCAAGAAATAGTAAGACGTCCTTACTGAAGTAAGAAATGGGTGGGGAAATCGGCGTACCCAGGTTAAGGGTTTTGTGTGCTTCCTGAACCATCCGATCCTTAATGTTCATTATACCGAGATCGCTTGAGGCGATAGCTAGGTTTGACAACTGCGTAGGATAGTGTGAGAGCAAGGCGAAGCATAATGCTAGGACCGAGACTTCCCCTGCATTCTTTTTGGTAACCATGGTTTGCGTTTCGCGGGTAAAGAAGCCTTGCTCATAGTATTGTTCAATCCAATCATCCGGATAATCCTCTGCCCCCAAACCCTTGTACATGTTAAAAAACCGTTGGGAGTGTTCATTCGGCGCTGCCAATCGAAATAACTCCATCAGCTTTTTGTCGCTGTAACCTAGCATAGGCAAGTAGTCATCCACCTCATCGACGATAAAGTAAGGTTTGGGAAGAGAAGCAATGTATGCGGATTTTCCCGAATGATGAGCATACTCGGCATGAACCCAGCCTGGGATAAGAACAAGATCATAGCGATTGAAGATGAAAGAGGAGGGGAGTACGTCTCTATGTTGATAGAAAAATTGAATATTCCCCGTATCCAAAATCAATATTTTTATTTGATTAGCTGTACGTACTAATTGTTTAAGGTCGCTGTAATTACCCATTCAAATGCTCCTTTAGTTCCTTTTGCACAGCGCTGTATTTCCCGGCCCAGTTCTCCACCACGCGCAGATTCTCCTGGTACAACTCCACATCAGGGTGCGCCTCAATTTGTTCCCGTATAGCAACAGTGATCGGGTTCAGATTAATAATCAGTGAGGGTTTCATTAAGGAATCATCCAGTGCATATTCATGAAAAATCGCTGTCCACTCTTCCATTGACCAACGCTTATCAAAGTACAGTCTGATTTGTTGCTGGAGCGACTCATTCCGGTTTTTTTTGGCAATCTGATAGAGTTGAATCAGCACGGCCTTGTAGGGTGCCTTGAAGGATTTCATGCAATGGGCCGCATTAACCAGGAAATCATCATGCCTCAGGGAGAGATAGTAATCATACAAATCATGTCGTCCAAAAATCATCTGGCTGGCAAAATAATCGGCTTTTCGCTCATTTAAATCAAATTCGATCGTAATCTCGTAGTCCTCCAGATGGCTACCCATTTCCTCATGCTCCGTTAAATGATAAATTTCATGCCAGTAGATAAAGTATTGGTACAGCCTGGGCTGCGCAGTGTTTATGACCGGGACGGTTAGACCACTAGAGAACTTTCGGATAGCGCCCCCCCAATTCTCATCCGGGATCGGGAGTTCAATCAAATTGTATTCTTTCAGGATTTCATAGGCCTGCTCTTCCAGGGGAAGGGATCTCCATTTGATTAGGCGTTTGTTAATATAAGCGATATGCTCCTCGACTTGCCGTTCAATCTTCAGATTGAGTTCCACTGTCTCATCTAAGTTATTGCTAGTAATCCGCACGTTCCAACCCCCTCAACGTAAATATAATGAGTAAATATCCAAAATGTTATCCAAGCCATCTAAAAGCTCTCTAACCATCGGGTCCTTCGCTGAACCAGCACCATGATCGGAGTAAGCATAGGCCGGGGGAGCTGAAGAGAGGGGGATTCGTGATGTAATGAAGTAATCTTCTGGTAACGCAAAGGCGTGATTGATCTTTTCAATTTGCGAGTTGTATTGCTTAGGGCTGGGACTTTCACCTTTGATGATTTGGTCGATGGTTGGGCGGGAGATCCCTGTCTGTTTCGACAAAGAGAGTTTAGAGAACCCTTTCAGCCGCAAAAAATTCACTACGTTCTTAGCAATCGTCTCCCGGTGCTCGAAATAATTAATGCTCATGTTTACACCTCACTTTGTGTAAGATACGTTGTATTATATTTTGTATTATAAAGGAATTGAAAAAGGTTGTAAAAATTATTTTTACAAAATGTAAATTTATGAAATAGTATTGGTGGGAATCTAGAGGAATATACTTGGATCTTGAAAAGAACAGGATGAGGTAATCAAAGTGGGAGCGAGTTGAAGAAATTATTATTTTGCAGAATATGAGCTGTGGAGTAATATGGAATAAAGAGCCGATGCGAATGCCAAGCTCCCATGAAATCCCCGGGGGTTTCGCACCTCGGAATTTGTCGAAACTCTATGAATATAGAAGTCTTCTTTAGAAGTCAAGAGTTTAAACATATTCTTTTGAGAATAGAACTGGGTGAAAGAAAGTGCATTAATACGGAAAAGGCATAGATTATGCTATTTTTCGCTGTCGCACTCTACATGAGTGCGTGGATTGAAATTTGCTGGAGAATTCGGGTCGGTTTTGAAGCTTTGGTCGCACTCTACATGAGTGCGTGGATTGAAATTCCGGATAGTGAATTAAGTGGCTCCATAATTCTCCGTCGCACTCTACATGAGTGCGTGGATTGAAATAGCAGCAGCTGGCGGCCCGCCGCGGGGAGCTCCCAGGTCGCACTCTACA is part of the Paenibacillus sp. FSL M7-0420 genome and harbors:
- a CDS encoding ImmA/IrrE family metallo-endopeptidase, translated to MRITSNNLDETVELNLKIERQVEEHIAYINKRLIKWRSLPLEEQAYEILKEYNLIELPIPDENWGGAIRKFSSGLTVPVINTAQPRLYQYFIYWHEIYHLTEHEEMGSHLEDYEITIEFDLNERKADYFASQMIFGRHDLYDYYLSLRHDDFLVNAAHCMKSFKAPYKAVLIQLYQIAKKNRNESLQQQIRLYFDKRWSMEEWTAIFHEYALDDSLMKPSLIINLNPITVAIREQIEAHPDVELYQENLRVVENWAGKYSAVQKELKEHLNG
- a CDS encoding XRE family transcriptional regulator; its protein translation is MSINYFEHRETIAKNVVNFLRLKGFSKLSLSKQTGISRPTIDQIIKGESPSPKQYNSQIEKINHAFALPEDYFITSRIPLSSAPPAYAYSDHGAGSAKDPMVRELLDGLDNILDIYSLYLR